From the genome of Phreatobacter cathodiphilus, one region includes:
- a CDS encoding arginyltransferase — protein MTQQPRDTPQFYLTAPTPCPYLPGQSERKVFTHLVGPKAPQLNDILTQGGFRRSQSIAYRPACETCRACVSVRVPVADFRPGRSFRKVMLRNGDLVGEMRPAIPTSEQYSTFRAYLDARHRAGGMADMTVLDYAMMVEDSHVKTRLVEYRKRDADTAINGRSKGDIVACVLTDILADGLSLVYSFYEPEEASRSLGTLVILDHIARAKAMGLPYVYLGYWVEGSAKMDYKARFLPQERLMPEGWVRVDSAGD, from the coding sequence TTGACCCAGCAACCGCGCGACACGCCCCAGTTCTATCTCACGGCCCCGACGCCGTGCCCCTACCTGCCCGGTCAGTCGGAGCGGAAGGTGTTCACGCATCTGGTCGGGCCGAAGGCGCCGCAGCTCAACGACATCCTGACCCAGGGTGGGTTCCGCCGGTCGCAGTCCATCGCCTACCGGCCGGCCTGCGAGACCTGCCGGGCCTGCGTCTCGGTGCGGGTGCCGGTGGCCGACTTCCGCCCCGGGCGCTCGTTCCGCAAGGTGATGCTGAGGAACGGCGATCTGGTCGGCGAGATGCGCCCGGCCATTCCGACGTCCGAGCAGTATTCGACCTTCCGCGCCTATCTCGACGCCCGCCACCGCGCCGGCGGCATGGCCGACATGACCGTGCTCGACTACGCCATGATGGTGGAGGACAGCCACGTGAAGACGCGGCTGGTGGAATACCGCAAGCGCGACGCCGACACCGCCATCAACGGCCGGTCGAAGGGCGACATCGTCGCCTGCGTGCTCACCGACATCCTCGCCGACGGGCTGTCGCTGGTCTATTCCTTCTACGAGCCGGAGGAGGCTTCGCGTTCGCTCGGCACGCTGGTGATCCTCGACCACATCGCCCGGGCCAAGGCCATGGGGCTCCCTTACGTCTATCTCGGCTACTGGGTCGAGGGCTCCGCCAAGATGGACTACAAGGCGCGGTTCCTGCCGCAGGAGCGGCTGATGCCGGAGGGGTGGGTGCGGGTGGACAGCGCCGGCGACTAG
- a CDS encoding CreA family protein has protein sequence MRRLLAAALAALTALPALPALAQSPELIFRRSTVFRLLSPNDKLATYGIDDPQVEGVACHFTVPEKGGWAGAFGLAEEFSEASLACRQIGPIRITGRSSQGDVVFREGRSFFFKRVQIVRGCDARRNVLVYMIYSDKLIDGSPQNSTSTVPIMPWGQQAEVVRCGDFIS, from the coding sequence ATGCGCCGCCTTCTCGCCGCAGCCCTCGCCGCCCTGACCGCCCTTCCTGCCCTGCCGGCGCTCGCCCAGTCGCCGGAGCTGATCTTCCGCCGCTCGACGGTGTTCCGGCTGCTGTCGCCCAACGACAAGCTCGCCACCTACGGCATCGACGACCCGCAGGTGGAGGGCGTCGCCTGCCATTTCACCGTGCCGGAAAAAGGCGGCTGGGCCGGTGCCTTCGGCCTCGCCGAGGAATTTTCCGAAGCCTCCCTCGCCTGCCGGCAGATCGGCCCGATCCGCATCACCGGGCGCTCATCCCAGGGCGACGTGGTGTTCCGCGAGGGCCGCTCCTTCTTCTTCAAGCGCGTGCAGATCGTGCGCGGCTGCGACGCGCGCCGCAACGTGCTGGTCTACATGATCTATTCGGACAAGCTGATCGACGGCTCGCCGCAGAACTCGACCTCCACCGTGCCGATCATGCCCTGGGGCCAGCAGGCCGAGGTGGTCCGCTGCGGCGACTTCATTTCATGA
- a CDS encoding VOC family protein, with protein METQELHRGRLIDHVQLVVADLAASRRFYGAVFGALGIPIGGEDKSYFWADELFISSRDSEAALGELTGRHHLAFQAKDRAMVDAFHQAGLAAGGRDNGAPGLRKYHPGYYAAFLIDPDGNNIEAVYHGEHVRSAPSVEIRF; from the coding sequence ATGGAAACCCAGGAACTGCATCGCGGCCGCCTCATCGACCACGTCCAGCTCGTGGTTGCCGACCTCGCGGCCTCCCGACGCTTCTACGGCGCCGTCTTCGGCGCGCTCGGCATTCCCATCGGCGGCGAAGACAAGAGCTATTTCTGGGCGGACGAGCTGTTCATCTCGTCCCGCGACAGCGAGGCGGCGCTCGGCGAGCTCACCGGCCGCCATCACCTCGCCTTCCAGGCGAAGGACCGGGCCATGGTGGACGCCTTCCACCAGGCAGGCCTCGCCGCCGGCGGGCGCGACAACGGCGCGCCGGGCCTGCGCAAATACCATCCCGGCTATTACGCGGCCTTCCTGATCGACCCCGACGGCAACAACATCGAGGCGGTGTACCACGGCGAACACGTGCGGTCCGCCCCGTCGGTCGAGATCAGATTCTGA
- a CDS encoding cytochrome P460 family protein, giving the protein MRRRFAAVLGAALLAGLAVPGFAQFAQTTRVAVPAGYATSFLLYDKVDKPDRKIIRFLYLSPNAAGLRDAGRPLPDGTVIVMEDHAAETDAAGNVVTGADGRLVPTARITAIAVMEKRHGWGDLVPEAIRNADWDYGAFDGAGQRRAVPTEACFACHKPHGARDYTFSTLTRPID; this is encoded by the coding sequence ATGCGCCGTCGGTTCGCTGCGGTTCTCGGGGCCGCTCTCCTCGCGGGTCTGGCCGTGCCGGGCTTCGCCCAGTTCGCCCAGACCACCCGCGTCGCCGTTCCCGCCGGCTACGCCACGAGCTTCCTGCTCTACGACAAGGTCGACAAGCCCGATCGCAAGATCATCCGCTTCCTCTACCTGTCGCCGAACGCCGCCGGCCTGCGCGACGCCGGCAGGCCCCTGCCTGACGGCACGGTCATCGTCATGGAGGACCATGCCGCCGAGACCGACGCCGCCGGCAACGTCGTGACCGGGGCGGACGGGCGCCTCGTTCCGACGGCGCGGATCACCGCCATCGCCGTCATGGAGAAGCGCCACGGCTGGGGCGACCTCGTTCCCGAGGCGATCCGCAATGCCGATTGGGACTATGGCGCCTTCGATGGAGCGGGCCAGCGCCGTGCAGTCCCGACCGAGGCCTGTTTCGCCTGCCACAAGCCGCACGGCGCGCGCGACTACACCTTCTCGACCCTGACGCGGCCGATCGACTAG
- a CDS encoding Bug family tripartite tricarboxylate transporter substrate binding protein, with the protein MPSRRLVLAGLSSLALATAARAFPERPLRLIVPFAPGGSTDVAARLLAEALGPVIGQSVIVENRAGANGAVASDAVIRSEPDGHVLLVASASTHGVNPAVARRLSFDPVADFAPVTMIGTTPLVLVTSPAFGVTTLAAFMTRLREEPGKHSYASAGAGSITHLAGELFKLKAELPDVVHVPYRGGGPAMQAVLTGEVAFTIESLASAASLIEGKRVLALAVGSPTRQAVLRDVPTFAEAGLPGVELATWNMLLAPKATPPERIEKLGQAARTALAGETLRARLAAAGTTAIADASSEQTGRYLAAQIEGFRAVVKAAQIALAD; encoded by the coding sequence ATGCCTTCCCGTCGCCTCGTCCTCGCCGGCCTCTCCAGCCTGGCGCTCGCCACAGCGGCCCGCGCCTTTCCGGAGCGGCCTCTTCGGTTGATCGTGCCTTTCGCGCCGGGCGGCTCCACCGATGTCGCGGCGCGGCTCCTCGCCGAGGCGCTCGGGCCGGTCATCGGCCAATCGGTGATCGTCGAGAACCGCGCCGGCGCGAACGGGGCGGTGGCGTCCGATGCGGTGATCCGCTCCGAGCCGGATGGCCATGTGCTGCTGGTGGCCTCAGCCTCGACCCATGGCGTCAACCCCGCGGTGGCGCGCCGCCTGAGCTTCGATCCCGTAGCCGACTTTGCCCCCGTCACGATGATCGGCACCACGCCGCTGGTGCTGGTGACCTCACCGGCCTTCGGCGTGACCACCCTGGCTGCGTTCATGACGCGCCTTCGCGAGGAGCCAGGCAAGCACAGCTACGCCTCGGCGGGAGCAGGCTCGATCACCCATCTGGCGGGCGAACTCTTCAAGCTGAAGGCGGAGCTACCCGACGTCGTGCACGTGCCCTATCGGGGCGGCGGGCCGGCCATGCAGGCCGTACTGACCGGGGAAGTGGCTTTCACCATCGAGAGCCTCGCCTCGGCCGCCTCGCTGATCGAGGGCAAGCGCGTTTTGGCGCTGGCTGTTGGTTCGCCGACGCGCCAGGCTGTCCTTCGGGACGTGCCGACCTTCGCCGAGGCAGGCCTTCCCGGCGTCGAGCTGGCGACCTGGAACATGCTGCTCGCGCCGAAGGCAACGCCGCCGGAACGGATCGAGAAGCTCGGCCAGGCGGCGCGGACGGCGCTGGCCGGGGAGACGCTGCGGGCCCGGCTCGCCGCCGCCGGCACGACCGCCATCGCGGACGCCTCATCCGAGCAGACCGGCCGCTACCTCGCCGCGCAGATCGAGGGATTCCGCGCCGTGGTGAAGGCGGCGCAGATCGCGCTGGCGGACTGA
- the parC gene encoding DNA topoisomerase IV subunit A: MGERINPPSGSDDGIETINLRDALEERYLAYALSTIMGRALPDARDGLKPVHRRILHAMRLLKLDPGTAFKKCARIVGDVIGKFHPHGDQSVYDALVRLAQDFSQRYPLVDGQGNFGNIDGDNAAAYRYTEARMTEVARLLLDGIDEDAVDFRKTYNEEDEEPVVLPGAFPNLLANGSQGIAVGMATSIPPHNAAEICDAALHIIAHPDCTTRDLIAHVPGPDFPTGGIIIEGRAAIEEAYETGRGAFRTRARWHQEDTGRGTYLVVVTEIPFGVTKGRLIEKIAELINERKLPLVADMRDESAEDIRLVFEPKSRNVDAAVLMESLFKLTELESRIPLNMNVLMKGKVPKVVGLKEVLREWLDHRREVLIRRSQHRLAAIDKRLEVLAGLLVAYLNIDEVIHIIRTADEPKKALVARFDLTEVQVEAILNMRLRSLAKLEEIELRKEHAELTKEKEGIEKLLGSEALQWKTVSWEIGNVKKQFSKETELGRRRTTFGEATEVDIDAIAEALVEREPITVVVSEKGWIRALKGHVQDLSTLTFKTDDRLKLSFFAETTSKLLVFATNGKVFTLEGSKLPGGRGAGEPMRLMFDLEQEHDIVDVVPYRGGRKALLASREGRGFVVAEDELVANTRKGKGVMGVDTPDELAAVRFVEGDHVAIVGLNRKLLVFPLNQVPEMARGKGVRLQKYKEGGMVDLKTFTLAEGLTWKDSSDRTWTVSQADLTEWIGNRAEAGRLPPKGFPKTNRFG; the protein is encoded by the coding sequence ATGGGCGAGCGCATAAATCCGCCGTCAGGCTCCGACGACGGCATCGAGACCATCAACCTGCGCGACGCGCTGGAGGAGCGCTATCTCGCCTACGCCCTCTCCACCATCATGGGCCGGGCGCTGCCCGACGCCCGCGACGGTCTGAAGCCGGTCCACCGCCGCATCCTCCACGCCATGCGGCTGCTGAAGCTCGATCCCGGCACGGCCTTCAAGAAATGCGCCCGCATCGTCGGCGACGTCATCGGTAAGTTCCACCCGCACGGCGACCAGTCCGTCTACGACGCGCTGGTGCGCCTCGCCCAGGACTTCTCGCAGCGCTATCCCCTCGTCGACGGCCAGGGCAATTTCGGCAATATCGACGGCGACAACGCCGCCGCCTATCGGTACACCGAGGCGCGCATGACCGAGGTCGCGCGCCTCCTCCTCGACGGCATCGACGAGGACGCGGTCGACTTCCGCAAGACCTACAACGAGGAGGACGAGGAGCCCGTCGTCCTCCCCGGTGCCTTTCCCAATCTCCTCGCCAACGGCAGCCAGGGCATCGCGGTGGGCATGGCGACCTCCATTCCGCCGCACAACGCCGCCGAGATCTGCGACGCGGCGCTGCACATCATCGCCCATCCCGACTGCACCACCCGCGACCTCATCGCTCATGTGCCGGGACCGGACTTCCCCACCGGCGGCATCATCATCGAGGGGCGCGCCGCCATCGAGGAGGCCTACGAGACCGGCCGCGGCGCCTTCCGCACGCGCGCCCGCTGGCACCAGGAGGACACCGGCCGCGGCACCTATCTCGTCGTCGTCACCGAGATCCCCTTCGGCGTCACCAAGGGCCGCCTCATCGAGAAGATCGCCGAACTGATCAACGAGCGGAAGCTGCCGCTCGTCGCCGACATGCGCGACGAGAGCGCCGAGGACATCCGCCTCGTCTTCGAGCCGAAGTCGCGCAACGTCGACGCGGCCGTGCTCATGGAAAGCCTGTTCAAGCTCACCGAGCTGGAGAGCCGCATCCCGCTCAACATGAACGTGCTCATGAAGGGCAAGGTGCCGAAGGTCGTCGGCCTGAAGGAGGTGCTGCGCGAGTGGCTGGACCACCGCCGCGAGGTGCTGATCCGCCGCTCGCAGCATCGTCTCGCCGCCATCGACAAGCGCCTCGAGGTGCTGGCCGGCCTCCTCGTCGCCTATCTCAACATCGACGAGGTCATCCACATCATCCGCACCGCGGATGAGCCGAAGAAGGCCCTCGTCGCCCGCTTCGACCTCACCGAGGTGCAGGTCGAGGCCATCCTCAACATGCGCCTGCGCTCCCTCGCCAAGCTCGAGGAGATCGAGCTGCGCAAGGAGCACGCCGAGCTCACCAAGGAGAAGGAGGGCATCGAGAAGCTGCTGGGATCCGAGGCGCTGCAGTGGAAGACGGTCTCCTGGGAGATCGGCAACGTGAAGAAGCAGTTCTCCAAGGAGACGGAGCTCGGCAGGCGCCGCACCACCTTCGGGGAAGCCACCGAGGTCGACATCGACGCCATCGCCGAGGCGCTGGTGGAGCGCGAGCCGATCACCGTCGTCGTCTCCGAAAAGGGCTGGATCCGCGCCCTCAAGGGCCATGTCCAGGATCTGTCGACGCTCACCTTCAAGACCGACGACCGGCTCAAGCTCTCCTTCTTCGCCGAGACGACGTCGAAGCTCCTGGTCTTCGCCACCAACGGCAAGGTCTTCACGCTGGAGGGATCGAAGCTGCCGGGCGGCCGCGGCGCGGGTGAACCCATGCGTCTCATGTTCGATCTCGAACAGGAGCACGACATCGTCGACGTCGTGCCCTATCGCGGCGGCCGCAAGGCCCTCCTTGCCTCGCGCGAGGGCCGCGGCTTCGTGGTGGCCGAGGACGAACTCGTCGCCAACACCCGCAAGGGCAAGGGCGTGATGGGGGTCGACACCCCGGACGAACTCGCCGCCGTGCGCTTCGTCGAGGGCGACCACGTCGCCATCGTCGGCCTCAACCGCAAGCTTCTCGTCTTCCCGCTCAACCAGGTGCCGGAAATGGCCCGCGGCAAGGGCGTCCGCCTGCAGAAGTACAAGGAGGGCGGGATGGTCGACCTGAAGACCTTCACCCTCGCCGAGGGCCTGACCTGGAAGGATTCCTCCGACCGCACCTGGACCGTCTCGCAGGCCGACCTCACCGAGTGGATCGGCAACCGTGCCGAGGCCGGCCGCCTGCCGCCGAAGGGCTTCCCGAAGACCAACAGGTTCGGGTGA